A region of the Arthrobacter sp. FW306-07-I genome:
TGGCGCCGTGACATGCCGATCGTATAGCCGGCCTCCCACTGGCCCTTGGGGACAGAGAGGATGGCTGCCCGAATAATCTCCGCGGCGTATCCGCCAACGTTCAGTGAGAAGGCGATGATCGCACTCGGCCACGGGCTGATAGTTAAGCCTACGGACGGGAGCCCGTAGAAGATGACAAACAGCTGAACCAAGAGCGGCGTGCCGCGGATGACCGAGATATAGCCACGTGCGATTGCCGAGACGATCCGGTTGCGGCTGATCCGCATCAGCGCGACAAGCAGGGCCAGCACCAGTCCGAGGGCAAACGACGTGAGGGCGACGGGAATCGTGCCGGTTACAGCACCGCTCACTATGGGGCCCAAGGACTCCCAGACGAGGGGCCAATCGACCGTCATGATGTGTGGCAGGCGTCGAGAAGGAGCATGCTGCTACTTGGTGACGTCAGCATCGAAGTATTTCTGCGAGATCTTCTGAAGGGTCCCGTCGGCCTGAAGCTCGCCCAATGCCTTGTTGATCGCGTCTGTCAGGCTCGTTGCGCCCTTGCGGATGGCGAAGGCACTGAGTGACTTGTCGGAGGTTTCTGCCGCGATCTTGATGCTTTGGTCGTGGTCGGCTTTTTGTTGGTCGAGGTAGGTCAGTTTGTCGTTGATGGTCGCATCGACCCGCCCCTGCTTTAGCAGGGTGATGGCCTGCGCCCACCCTTCCACTGCCTGCACGTTCGCCCCGCTCTGCTGCGCCAGCTTGTACCAGTTGCTGGTCAGGGACTGGGCCGTGGTCTTGCCCTTAAGGCTGTCGAAGGAGGTGATGCTGTTGTCGTCCGCCTTGGTGACAATGACCCCTGTGCTGACCGTGTAGGGGGTCGAGAATTCGTACTTGGCCTTGCGTTCGTCGGTGATTGAAACCTGGTTCGCAATAACGTCGAATCTCTTCGCTTCGAGGCCGGCGAAGATGGCATCGAACTGGGTTTCCTGGAAGTTGGGCTTGACGCCAAGCTTGTTGGCGACGGCACTGATGATCTCAACGTCATAGCCGGTAAGTTCCCCGTTGCCGCTGGCATGGAACGAAAACGGCTTGTAGGTTCCCTCGGTGCCAACTTTGAGTACGCCCGAAGTTTGGACGTCAGTCAGGGAGGTGTCCTGGCCACCAGCAGGTGCCGAGCTGGCAGGACCTGTCGACGAAGACCCGCACCCTGCTAACGCCAGTCCTGCCGCTGCAATGAGACCGATAAGGGAAAGTCGGCTGCGTTTCATAGTGGTCCTTCGTCGTCGGGGTGGCCCCGCCTGGTCTAGAGCCTGACGGTGATCTCACTTGCGACGATACCAAGCCCGGAGGCCCACGACGCGAAAAAGAGCTGGCATCTGGATCCGGGGCTGCTAAGCCCCAAAGCCGCTGGGGATTCCCGTGCCTTCAGTCCCGCTCGTGAACGTCCAGGACCGGAGGCAAAGGGGTCCGATTGGTGGGTTGGAGGACAGCCCGGAGGAGGCCCGGGAACTGTGCTTCGAGGTCTTCCGTACGCAATGAATTGAGGATGGACGTCCCCTTGTAGTTCTGGCGAATCAAACCTGCTTCGCGCAGGACTTTGAAGTGATGCGTTGATGTGGACTTGGTAACCGGCAGATTGAAGGCGCTGCAAGCATGTGCGCCGGGGTCTGCGGCGAGGTGGGCGACAATCTGCCGCCGTATTGGATCCGCCAGGGCGGACAATATGGCGTCCAACTGCAGCTCGCCCGTCTCGGGATGGTCAAGCGATCGCACGGTAAACCTCCTGCTGCTGGCTGGGTGGAGTCTCTACTTATTGTACGATACATGTAGTACTACGAAGGTTGTCGTACTACCTAGTACGCAGTTGGCTTTCAGGCCGATGCAATCTCCGTGCCCAACTCCCATGACCTCAACACGCGCTCCAGACCCGCTCGCCGGTGTCGGAAGTGTATTCACGATTAAGGACATTTGATGGACTCCACACCGCTTTGGAACCCGCTGCAGCTCGGCTCGACCCAGCTGTCAAACCGTGTGGCATTGGCCCCCATGACGCGTATTAGCGCGACCGAAGAGGGGCTGGTTACCGAGAAGATGATCTCGTACTACGAGGCGTTTGCCCGCGGGGGCTTCGCCTTGCTAATCACCGAGGGAATCTACCCGGACACGTCCTACAGCCAGGGCTACCTCTACCAGCCAGGCCTCGCGACGGAGGAACAAGCCAGGTCCTGGACTGGAGTCGTTGACGCCGTCCACGCAGCCGGCTCCAAAATATTCGCCCAGCTGATGCACGCCGGGAGCCAAGCGCAGGGAAACCGCTTCAAGGACGGAAGCGTCGCCCCGTCCGCCGTAGCTCCAAGGGGAGAGCAGTTGGACTTTTACCGCGGAGAGGGCCCGTACCGCGTTCCAGCCGAAATCAGCCGGGAACAGATGGATGAAGTTCGTCAGGGATTTGTAGCTGCCGCACTGCGCGCCAAGGAAGCAGGATTCGACGGCGTGGAAATCCACGGCGCCAACGGATACTTGCTGGACCAGTTCCTCACCGATTACCTGAACCTGCGAACGGACG
Encoded here:
- a CDS encoding amino acid ABC transporter permease, yielding MTVDWPLVWESLGPIVSGAVTGTIPVALTSFALGLVLALLVALMRISRNRIVSAIARGYISVIRGTPLLVQLFVIFYGLPSVGLTISPWPSAIIAFSLNVGGYAAEIIRAAILSVPKGQWEAGYTIGMSRRQSLTRIILPQAARVSVPPLSNTFISLVKDTSLASLILVTELFRQAQQVAAFSQEFMLLYLEAAVIYWIICLVLSGGQSILEKRLDRYVAH
- a CDS encoding ArsR/SmtB family transcription factor; translation: MRSLDHPETGELQLDAILSALADPIRRQIVAHLAADPGAHACSAFNLPVTKSTSTHHFKVLREAGLIRQNYKGTSILNSLRTEDLEAQFPGLLRAVLQPTNRTPLPPVLDVHERD
- a CDS encoding amino acid ABC transporter substrate-binding protein, producing MKRSRLSLIGLIAAAGLALAGCGSSSTGPASSAPAGGQDTSLTDVQTSGVLKVGTEGTYKPFSFHASGNGELTGYDVEIISAVANKLGVKPNFQETQFDAIFAGLEAKRFDVIANQVSITDERKAKYEFSTPYTVSTGVIVTKADDNSITSFDSLKGKTTAQSLTSNWYKLAQQSGANVQAVEGWAQAITLLKQGRVDATINDKLTYLDQQKADHDQSIKIAAETSDKSLSAFAIRKGATSLTDAINKALGELQADGTLQKISQKYFDADVTK
- a CDS encoding NADH:flavin oxidoreductase, giving the protein MTRISATEEGLVTEKMISYYEAFARGGFALLITEGIYPDTSYSQGYLYQPGLATEEQARSWTGVVDAVHAAGSKIFAQLMHAGSQAQGNRFKDGSVAPSAVAPRGEQLDFYRGEGPYRVPAEISREQMDEVRQGFVAAALRAKEAGFDGVEIHGANGYLLDQFLTDYLNLRTDEYGGSAENRVRFPADIAKAVREAVGPEMTVGIRVSQSKVSDHDHRWTGGAAEAEVIFSALAASGVDFIHTTEYRAYAPAFGDQGPSLAALAKRHSGLPVIANGQLDDPETALSMLTDGTADVVALGKAALGNRNWPERVRNGQALDELDPSLFAPVADVKDWELELLP